ttgtgcaTTCTTTCCAACTATTAAAATGCCTTTACTGCTTCCTCCAAGGagattttgcatttctttgtcagCGGGATTACGGAAGAACTACTGACTCAATCTCCACAAAAGTTGGTCGAAGGGTTTAggaaaatccattaaaaaaatccatttaattTTGGCGCAGATCTGAATCCTGGGGAggataaacaaattatttttcacttttgctaACGATGCGAGTTGGGGCATTTGGCCTCGGTAGAGGTCTGGGCTTTCTGAGTGTCACTGTAGTTTAGATAttgtgtgtagttttttttattttcctgagGTTGTCTAACGTTAACTTGCCACACCTTTTCCTATGCTGTTGGTCCCTAAAAAGCATAAATATGTGACACCAAATCAAACCATTCAGTCATCTCTGACATAGCAGAGCAAATTGATTACTTGTGCAGAAAAAcgaactaactaactaactaactaaaaactaaaaacgtTCTGCGTCTCTTTTTGACACATACATTTTGCAGCAGGAAGTTCTACCACTTCCATTCAAATGACACCACTGACACAACTTTGAAAGGCGAACAGTCAAATGCAGTGTCACTGTAAGGGCCAGCATCCACAGAATAGCATATCAAGATGCAGAATAATCGGCATCTTGATACgcaatttaaaaattatgaacTAACCCGAAAATACTCTCAAGGAAGATTTGCTTTGACAAAATGGACTTGTACATGCCTTGAATGGCTTGAGACACAAAACCCTGATATATTTTGTATGTAGCATGTAAAAACGTGTGTGAACTTACGCAGATAGCATTGATGTCCGACTCGTGGCCAGTGAAGGTCTGTCGGCACATTCCTTCTCTGATGTCCCAGAGCTTGGCCGAGGCATCGCAGGCTCCAGACACAAACAGCCTGGTGTCGGGCGCCAGAGAGAGACTCATGACATCACCGGTGTGACCGGCAAATGTAGTTGTCTGCTGACCAGTCTCAATGTCCCACAGAGCACTGCAAGTAAGCAGAAAAAACATTGTCAAATTACAGctgcaataaatgaaaaaacaccaacagcaATTTGAAAATTGTGAAGAAGTGTCATTCAAGAAGAGAACTGATTGACCCAGGACTTGATGCTGGTAGCTGTCTGAGTAGCCCCTGTAGATCCAGCACTTGGGGCTTCACTTGGTTTTTACGTTTTACGTCAGTGCTAATTGAGAATTTTAGTGTAAATCTTTGTGACTGATATGGCTATAATGTACCATAAGTTAAAGAAACCTCGATACCTGACTGCATTTTGTTAGACAGGTATTAAGTTAactttatgttgattttttgaGGTGGTAGTTTGTGTGGGTCTTGTCTTGGGTGCAGTATCAGAACTCACCAGGTGGTGTCTCCAGAGCTGGTGACAATCTGGTTGTCATCCAGGAAGCGACAGCAGGACAGGTAACCTGACgaaaatcaaacacactgaTTGAATAGCTCATTCCTGATGGACTGTCCTTTATTTAGTATTAAGAAGTAAAGGCTTCATTTCCTCACTgtctgcagagaggaagaaattTCAATCCAAAATATCATCACACCCTCAGAGAATGCTGTGTGCACTTGGTGTAGGGGAGATGAATTGACTAATTCACTacgagaaacaaaaaaaaaaaacaaaaacaaaaaaagctgtagGGTATCTCCTGGTTCATAACTTGCTTCCATAATTCATCCTTTACGAGCTGGTAGAGTGTACATACCCCTCCCTATAGCAAGGGAACTAGAACTAAAATGCTGACACACTTCCTGCATCATGTGACACTGATCAGATGAATGCTCCTTGCCTAAGAGCTCAACACTTTCATTAGTTTGAGCTGGGATATGGCTCGACCAGCTCCTGTTTTTATGGAGAGACACAACATGTGACTGGTATCTCTCAGATATGAAAATAATTAGGCTTACAACAGTGCATGAGGtcgacagaaaagaaaaacagtattaatattaaacaataacaaaatggtTTGGGGTATTGGGTGTAATCTCTTGTAAACACAAAGGAAGAGACAATTGAAACTTAAGTCAAGcaaatttttttaacaatgcgATAGCTGAGTGCTCCGACATGATATTTTGTCCCTCTCTTGTCCTTCTGTAGAAAGCGGTGCATACTGCCTGGGTGAACATGACCCTGCCGTGTGTAATCTACTGATGGAACATTTTCCAGTTACGACTCACTGGCACTTGGGCGAGCTAATGTGTTCAGATCTTAGAGTAGATTTTACATTTCTCAATTAAAATCCAATAATTCATCTATGTAGTGTTAGTGCTAAGCATAGTATAATTAGTACATATCTGCAGGGACAACTGGATGCTACTGAAAATGTTGTGTTCTTGAAGGTTCAAAGACAACTTTTATTGTCCCATTGCCCACAGAATCTCTTCCAACTCCAGACAAATTATGGGGGAAACACTGAACACTGTGTTACGTATACAACCCACCAGCAGGAGATTGAAGAAGGAGCTGGTTGCTGTTAGCGGCAAACTCAAAGAGGagcaaactgaaaatgtttgcatatttGGGAGACAATGAGgtttgggagctccttaccctccaaggATCAGATCAGTCGTCATATAACAGGTACGGTAGGTGATTGTTAACATGTTTTGCCTGTTGTTTAAAAAGCGCTGTTCGTCACATTTTACATGTCAGACAAGAGGCCAATGCTCTTGTGTTAAACACCACGCCTGTCATGCCTGTTTTGCTTTTGGAACACCTGCATGCTAtctaaaaatcaaacactggggCGACATTACGCTTACGTCGATTGATTctgtataaaaaagcaaatcCGGTGTAAGAAAGAGTCTTTGTTGTGTCCCTATCGTGGGATCTCTGTGTAGAAAGGGTAAGTAACAGTATGATCATGATCTATTGTCATATGAATCTGACCTTCAAGAAAATCTGGGATTGATGGATTCATACTAATAGATACGGCCAGCCTACCTGTGTGTCCGGCCAGCTCACGGCTGACACGCACATTTCCCTCACGAGTCTTCAGGTTGTAGATGGAGCAGATGTTGTCCAGGCCTCCACAGGCGACGTAGTTCCCAGAAGGGGCATAGGCGCACGTCATCACCCAGGAGGAGCGCAATGGGATGGCATGGACctggaagagaggaggaagatttAATATTAGATAGTATGCAGTGACAGatgggagaaagaggggagggCATGTGACAAAGTCTGTCCGCAATATTAACTTAACCTTTCAAGGGCACAATACCTGCTATAAATAGCATTACTTGGCACCCTCGAACACTCGtgaattattttataatgaaCTCAGCACTTTGTCAATCTAAATGAAATTAGCTGCCAGAGCAGTAATGAATATTGGTGACTTAAGCTTTGGTGATCAGGAAACAAACCATTTTAATTTCTCATGATAGTCAaccatacacattttttttacatgtttacggTACCTCGACCCTGTATTCTGATATCAATAAAGTCTTCATCTCCAGTTTATTacaatttctctttttatttgacACCCATCTCCTGAATGATTTTAAGATTAAATGCCTGGAATGCTTTTCCAAACTGCATGCACTGAAAATGTACATACTTAAATACACAATGATGAAGGCTGAACAAGTTTCAGTACCTTGTTTGTGGTGTAGCTGTCCCAAATAATGAGTTTGCCGTCCTGGGAGGCGCTGACCAAAAGCCTgatgaaaagaaacatgagATAGCTCAAACTCCGTAACAATTCAAAATCACCAGTCCACTGCCCACTTTGGATAGGCAGCTTTTCATGTAATTGCATTTgacagtctaaaaaaaaaaaaaaaacaactgaaaaagctacaacagtaaagaaaaatacctggattgatttcatttattcatttatgtataaTTCTTACATTAAGTGCTTTTAAGTACATCTGTTCACTTTCAATATTTTATGCACCTCAAAAACACAACCTGCAGAGTCTGCGCAATAAGCACAGTTATTCCAATAGGAATTGTTACAAACCCTGTTTTGCATTCTAGAGATAGCTCTCAGGTACCTCTGTGGCTGTGCTCTGCTATCTGGGTGAATCCAACAAGAGTAACCACAGTGACAGTCCcaatacacacagaaacaggaaaaggaGTGAGCACACCAAGGCCTGCTGGGACTATGCAAATCTTAACTACCAGGCTGGCGGGAACGTGCTCATACGTGCATGCTCCTACAGATAATAAGCCAGGTGCAGAATGGTCAGTCCTGGGAATTTTAGTCTAAAAGAAAATGAGGTGTAAAATTCCggcttaaaaaagaaaaaaaacattaagcacAAATAATCACAGATGATGTCAGAGGCAGGAAAGTGTACTAACTTCAGGTAAGACCCAAATTGAGTTCCGGTGCAAAgccagtgagtgtgtgtgtgtgcgtgtgtgtgcatgcttgggGGTGTGTTTGTCAGCTGGGAGACGATGATGCAATGTGTCGATGTGCTCACTTTCTAGTGAAAACAGAGCTCTGACAACACACACCCAATGTTTAAACAGGCCTGATTTTGAATTCACAATCAGTGTGTGTTGCTCATCACTCGACAGGTCTGTTTGAGTAACTGTGATGCTGTGGAGAGACATACAAATACAagcagaggagtgtgtgtttggctgtagTGTGTTAAGCTGAAGTGacaagcataaaaaaagatgatgagatGTAGAATTTATTCTGACGTTTTCCAGTCTTGTTCTGAACTTCAGCTGATGTAAATTGCTAAAACATATTAAAGGTTTAAAAGAGTACGACTTTGGAGGCTGGAGTTCCTGATGAGTCAAGGTTTATGTGAGAAACAATAATGAATAGGCTAATATCAATAGTTCAGAACAATTTGTTGGTGCCTCAATGATATCACCTTCAAAATTTTTGTCTATTAACTTCATTATAGACGCAGTATTGCATGTGTGCTGTAATGATCATACTACAGCTGCACAatatgtgtatacatatatatatatatttttttttaatgtcatcacAATGTCAACTTGGGTGATAAACACACAGCGATACTGCACTCTAAATATAGTAACGACATATGAAATGAAATTCTGTCTGTAGGCCATATTTTGTCTAATATGCACCATGCTGTGAACACTCTGGCCAATCAGACAGATCCCTCGCTGTTCAGAGTCTGTCGATGTGACGAGTGCTGTCGTACTACTCTGCATGGCTGAAGGAGGAGAGTGTGACAACGTGAGTCTGGCAGAGGACAAGCTCAGGTACTATGCAAGTCTGACTTAAGAACTGAGTACActtctgtttcctttttctttatcaCTAGTAATTCTATAATCGCGATATTAATCATTATCACATAATTTCCTTCTATTTTGCAGATCCagattataagaaaaaaaatcaaatgataaCATAATAAAGAAATCAGGATTGATTATAAAATCCTACACTCTTGAGAAACAAGGCAACTGTAACAAGAGCAGTATTATATCAGCAAAGCTGTAAAagcaacaacaccaaaaaaaacttttgggtCAACTGTGCTTATGAAGAAATCTTTTCATGTGGGACAGGAGTATGACTCACTGATTCCATGAGGACAGGGGTTATCTAGTTCATTTTTATCACTCAACTCCCTCTTCAACCCCATACCAAGTACTAAATTTGAGTAAAACAAAGATCACTTCTTTTCCACCAGATAACAATGTTTTGTGGACTATGATGTCACATTTCTCACATGCATTTGAATAAAACTAGAAAGGTATCAGGCAGGGAAGTGATCTGGCTGCAGTTTAAGTCAGTTGCTGAATCACAGAATGCAAACCTGTCTCACGTCATAATAGCAAAAGCTGACATAATGGTTGTTTGTTCCAAAAGGTTACCAGCAGTAACAAACTACAATGCTACACCTCTTACaggaattttacattttgtttatgaAACTCAgatttgtgttgattttggaTCATCAGAATTTTACCCCCGATTATTTAACTCAATATATTATCAAACTAGTGAGGGAAAGTGGAACCAAGTGATGGTTTTTCTTTCTCAAACTGCTGGCGACCCACCACAGACTGAATACAAGTAGTGTCTTCGTAGGGCTAAAAATAGCTGACTTAGCCTAGACTATGGGTTGAAACATCTTCATGTGACCTTCTTTCTGGGTGGCTGAATCGCAGCAGGTAGTCTAATAAATACCCCAACTCCTCTGGGAGGTAAAACATTAacagatgaaacaaacaaacaggaagagcTGATGGTGGGTAAACACAGTGGTAGACTTTCTTTAGTTGTACGACTAAAAGGACATCGAGGTGACATAGCAGTTTGCAATGGACTCTCTGTGGACTGATGCACAGCAGCACCACAGTGATTAACTTGTTGGTTGCCGAGGTGAGAGGAGTGTACAGCTCTGGGGAAAAGGCTTTCTATGTGAAGAAAGGAGTGTTGCTTCATCTGCTTTGGCTATCTAGCCTCAACACGGCTCTAACAAAGGCTGACTCCATTTTGAGTATTTTCCCTACCCACATACCCCACAcccaatacacacaaacacagcacagagTCACAGCACAGTGGACATACTCAAAGACAGGGTGACTGATGCATACCCAATGTGCATTCAACAACAAATGCATTACCTATTGTGCATGTTCACAAATATGTGTTGAATTGTTAGAGCACTGAGTATATGttaatcagtttgttttgggCACAAGTACAGAAAAAGACCTGTCTTTGGATGATGGACTGCGCTAATGTGGAGTGTCATGGTTTGAAGAGGACCCTCGGGAGAAGTTACCAGCACAAAGACAGTCAAGCTTGCTTTTATATCCATTTCCTGCATCTAAGTGAGGGGGGTGGGGCTGTTGGGATGAAATATTTCGTTAATGGACAGAATGAAGTTAAATGTCATTACCTTGAGTCAGTGCCCCAGTGCATGGCATAGATTTTAGCCAGATGCCCCCTCAGTGTCCGTCTAGTGCGCATCTGAATTCGGCCAACAGGGTCGATGTTAGCTGTGATCTAAACGAGATTAAGATGAGCGGAAAAGTCACTTTCAGACTGCTCTATAAACTTTCTGCAAACTGCACTCAAACTTCAAGTTGGTACAGTGAGGCGGCATTTCTATTTATTGATAATTTAAAGGCACATTAAAGAGAATGCAACTCAGTATAAATACCACCCACAGCCAAACATCAAAGTCAATTTTAGTATATTATATAATAGATTTAATAATAGTTAAGTAATGAATAATGGTGAGTTTTCTTACCTGAGACAGGGTAGCATCCGCACACGCTTTCCTGGCATCCTGAAACAAAGCAGTCACATCTGTTTTAGCCCACAAACTCTTTACAATTAGTTCTATATCAGTGAATCGATTGGTTCTGTCTCGTAAACCtgaccaaccaaaaaaaaaaccatattgTGTTTATATAGCGTTATGTAATGAAAAAGTATCGTTTTGGCACTTGTAATAAAATTCGCCACAAGAATAACTTGTCTATGTCACAAACTGGTACTATAACATGGGTTAAAAGCCAGTAAACTCTACTAAATCAATGTGCTATgtcaaaataagtaaacaaagaTGTCTGATCTCAGCATATCTGTGTTGTGGCAGTGACAGTGACCATTTCAAAACTAAAATCAATGTCATTGAGCAAATGTGGAGCAACACAGGTGAGGAGAATAACAGCATTTTAACTCTAACATATAAGATGGATTATTATTAGATGGTCACTACAATGATATTAATGAGAACCAGTGGCTTGCAGACAGCTTAATGACGCAGTAATCAACTGTGAATGTACACTGGCTCATAATGGAATACTGTCATCTTACTTTACGGTAGATGATTTACAAAACTGTGGCACAGCTGGGAAATTTGtagatattttattgatatcGGGATATGACGCTAAGTATCGTCTTCAATTTTGAATGTGTTGTCTTTTCCGGGTTTGaaaggctgcattacaataaagtgatgtcattttctgaatttaacaAACTGTTCTAGCTTTTGTaatatttgcctttacccactgcATAATCATAACTGcattaatgattatttatcaaaaatattattgtgtaaatattcttTGAAAGCACCAATAGGTTTCTACGATATTGTTGCAAATTCATATTCAggtatttgggaaaaaaatattgtaatattatcaTTTGTCAATATCAACCAGCCCTAATTTTAGGCAATGATTTCAGAGAATCTGATCTCTTGAGCCAATGACAACATGTATTAACTTACTGTTTGTATATACTGTCACTGGCTATGAAACctgtgaaagtttttttttttttaacaccaaatACTTGATCAAGCAGACCTTAAGGCCCTTGcacactctgttttttttttgcctgaaatcgtaaaaaaaaaatatataaatacaatctCATGTTGTGTCAATCATGTCTGCACACTGACTTAAAGTTTTGGCCgtcattaaaattttaaatttaatttaaaacaggctctattttctttgtttttcgcATCTATCAAAAGACTCAAGAGAGAGTTGTTTGACCAAGAATCAGAGAAAAAATCACTGCAGCAGGACACATCCATAACAAAACAGAGGAACTGGTCGCACAGTATCATTTCTCTACTCAGAAAGCTCACTTTGAGCCGGTCAGATAGTAAAATTCAGGTGGACATTGATGAAGAAGAGGACAATGATACGAAGGATGTGGACTgttgacagagagacagtgtggAGACAGAGAACGAGGACAGCACAGTCCCTTCATCTAGCCATGGTGCCTAATGCAAGGTATGGGGAGAGTGGAGACAGAGGCAGTGGagcaaatgcatttaaaaaaaaaaaaattgtgtcatATCACgaatttttgcaacaatttgAACAATAAAACATACTGAACTCAGTTCGCAAGGTTTCTGTGTgtaacatgtttgaaaaaaggaacctgggaaaaaaaggactctgtgtgcaaaggccttaacAGACTCACTCTGAATGGCTGAAATGGCCATATTTTTATAATGTCAATTAATTGAGAAGCATCAACGCAAGAGGCttctctgaagaaaaaaaaaacatctgttttcatCAACACCGGTTTGAAATATCAGTCTCTAGAGCACAAAACATACTTGACAAGATGTCAATCTGAACATGTAAACTAACAGagcaatgtaaaacaaacaggcagACTGGAGGACTTTGAAGGACTTACTCTGATCTGGTTCTTGAGCTGCTCAGCCTCCTGGCGTAGCTGATCCAGTTCACTCATTTTCCTCTGCTAATAGTGTGCTTCGCTCCGCCGCCTAGACTCTTGCTGATCTGGAGGCGACAAGAAGCGAGAGGCTCAACATACATACCACACACTGCTCATTTCAAGTTGgtaataatacataaaatgtacttttaagtAACTTATAGCCATTGTTCATCTGAATACTGGTGCTCCAAATTACATATTAGACCTTTGCCAAATGTAAAGACATTATGTGCTTTGTCTTCTGTGGTGAATTTGTGGACATGataactaaaacaaaatgcagcgGAAGACGACACAGTCTCTTAAATCCAATCTGTAAGGCCCAGACGGAGTCGCAGGGAATCACAACAGCCCAACACTTTCTAGACAGCTCAAGACGTGTCCTTGCCAGCTTGAAACTGTTACCTAGCAACAAGCACTCGGCAGCTACTTTAGGTTTAAGATAACAATTTTGAGGATGATGTTGAATTTGTTCTCTCTCCCCCTAACAAACGATAGCAAACCCTCGGGCAAAGATTTGGCCACACTGGGCAGCTGATAACCATTCCTCAACAGccaagcaaaaataaataattaaaataatttttaaaaattccactTGGCCAGACTGGAGCGACAACATACCCTGTACAGATTGTCAAAAGAAACAAGGATGAAGAGTCCAGAAATGAAGGAAGCAGAGACGCAACGCAGACCAAGAGACCAGCTTGGGTTTTGTTGAACTACTGGAACCCCAAGGTGCTCAGATGATGGGACAGGTTTGACGACGCTGTCAATGCTCTGGCCTCTGGACTCTCCTCCAATGTCATCCCTGTAATCCTGGGACACAGTTGATTCAGCTCCTCCAGCCAAATCCGGTTAAGACAAAACCTGCTGATGATCCTAAAAGCAGTGGCTATCCCGCTGACCCCAATCCTCTGGTTGACGCTCTTAGCACAGACACTTTCACTACTCCATAAAAAGACGACAATTctacttaaaagaaaaatactattGCTACAATTGTGAACTCTGGCTTACAGTCGTTTGGCACGTTGGATACTGATGGAAGACTTAGTGTAATGGGTGCAATCATGACTACTTTAAGTATCTGTATAAGTTGTCAGGAAAAGTTTCCAAAACAGCTGTCCACAGAAACTCCAGGATGATTTCTAATTTCACTGACGGCATCCAGTAAAGTGAATGAAGTTTCTTCCTTTGATGCTCTCACTTCTTAATCATTTCAACAATCAATTGCCCTCACAATTTTATAAAACTAAATTTCCTTCAAGGAAAGACTAAGTAACATTACTGCCCATCAAATAAAAGCCAATTTTAATACCATTTAGGTCACAAGCACACCTTACCTCCCTGTTTCTCTGGGTTTCAGTAAAGGTCCTTTGTCCTGGGGAGTGTCGAGACCTTCTGAATGAACACCTTATCCTTCAAGAGCTTCACCTCTCAATAGCTACCTGTCACCTGATTGGCCAGTGCTGCTAAATGGGTCTGCATCTAAGCAAGGCGTCTTAACCCCTAATCTTGGTGATAAAAACATCT
The DNA window shown above is from Plectropomus leopardus isolate mb chromosome 8, YSFRI_Pleo_2.0, whole genome shotgun sequence and carries:
- the LOC121946532 gene encoding guanine nucleotide-binding protein G(I)/G(S)/G(T) subunit beta-1; this encodes MSELDQLRQEAEQLKNQIRDARKACADATLSQITANIDPVGRIQMRTRRTLRGHLAKIYAMHWGTDSRLLVSASQDGKLIIWDSYTTNKVHAIPLRSSWVMTCAYAPSGNYVACGGLDNICSIYNLKTREGNVRVSRELAGHTGYLSCCRFLDDNQIVTSSGDTTCALWDIETGQQTTTFAGHTGDVMSLSLAPDTRLFVSGACDASAKLWDIREGMCRQTFTGHESDINAICFFPNGNAFATGSDDATCRLFDLRADQELMVYSHDNIICGITSVAFSKSGRLLLAGYDDFNCNVWDTLKADRAGVLAGHDNRVSCLGVTDDGMAVATGSWDSFLKIWN